The following is a genomic window from Opisthocomus hoazin isolate bOpiHoa1 chromosome 29, bOpiHoa1.hap1, whole genome shotgun sequence.
CAGTTCCTCTGAGGAACATTTCTCCACTCCAAATGTTGGTAGTAAATCTTTTAGATAATTTTAAGGAGACAAGTTTATTTTTATCTGCTCAGGAACTGGGCCCCAGTGAGGGTCATGATCAGGTACAATACCATGTGGACAATTGTTTTTAAGGAACTCACAATCCAGTAGGGAATCAATCGCTGTGAAGACCACTGTGAGCCCACTGCTGCCTCTGGTGGTCATTGACCAACAGCAAGGCACACAGCTGAGAAGGGGACCCTGACGTCACGTCTTTCTGAAGCACCTGATAGGTCAGCCCTTGGCTCGTGGTGGGGAGATGTGTTTTTAacctcccctctgccagtgtctgtgacaggccagcagcaggcacctggctggcacagtgactgggagacCCCCTCTGCCGAGGGACCCCGGCTCACTCTAGGAAAAGGGCTGATAGTTTGGATGTCGTGTCTCTTCTGTCCaagcacatgatgggacagcagcaggcacacagcttgggtGTGTCTATTGGAGAAGCTGAAAGTCTGGCAGCCTTGGGAGATGGTGGGGAGGCTACTCCTTGGGGGTTAAATGAAAGGCctcaagaaggctggtgggttgGGATGCTTCTTGATGGATTGTTTCCAAGATGACAGAGCTTTCCTTGGAGGTAGGAAACACCAGGGGATAGCAACACTGACACACAGTGCAACTTGACAGGTGGACGCTGGACATGCGGAAAAAGAAATGTCACTCAGTGGGTAGTGCTGTAGTGCTGTGGTATAAGAAGTAAACCTGAAGGAGGATGAGATCAgtccatctctttgtgtttcaaggaacacaGTGTGAGGGAGGACAGACACCAGTGACTGGATGGAAATGGCAGGGTGAGAGCAAGGTGAGGAGGTgagatgggtgtctgcagcctgcagggaaacacaAGCAGCTGTGGGACAGCGTAGGACAAGCTGTGGAGGAGATGGCAAAGGGCCCTGGCAAGGTTGGCACTTGCCAAGAGAACCcaaggctttgtccccttggctatttCAGGTGTCTCTGCCGCCAAGGCCTCTGAGGAGACCTGTTGTCCTAAGGCACTGGGGGGGctcattgcctccttgcacagccccaggaaGGCTGGGAACTGTCACCCCGTTGGCCTTCCCTCAGCAtcacccaccccacctcccactgccccagcaaGAGCCCTGAGCaaggcctgagggacaggatctgccttgccaggggctggggctcagcccttggcctttctgcctcACCAGACACACCCAGGGTGTTCTCAGCGTCTGAGCTGCCTGCACCTTCCCTTTGCTACCTGCCATCATGGCCTCCAGTTCTGTTCTCTAACGAGTCCCTGGGAAGGCTTTGCTGGTAATGGCCCTTAGTGGGACTGCACCATACTTCAAGGTAGACaggatgtttttttctcctcattttcatATCAGGAATGATTTGTGCAATCTCCcctcagtatctgagcttcaaGGACTCAGCTCAAATGCACCATGGGGCTCATTACAGTGAAGATAGCCCTAACAAACTATGCCTCTTCTGGTAATTCACTTCTAGTCTGGTACAGTTAAGTAGAGAGGTTTCGTAACGTAGTTATGGAGGAAGATTTTCAAAAGCTTCTAACAAAAatggttttttaatttattggtgTGTAGTTTATCATTTGTTAGTGTTGAGATGAGGCGACAGCAGCATTCTCTGACTGATGTTGATGCAGAGTCTCTCCTCAGGAGGTCTTTCCCGGTTGCAAAAgctgtcccttgaggtctgacacagtATGGACAACCTTGCTCCACACCTCCCCAAACCCACCATTGCTCTCCTTGGGGCCACCTGGGACTCACACCCCTTTTCCTCACATCAGCCTTCtcctctgagctctgcagctgcctgttccAGCTCCTTTgtaccagctcccacctgctttccttagagaactgcctgcacacaggcacagagggatTCTTCTGCTTTTTGAATAAACAAAGTAAAAGTTACAAGGTTCACCATTTACATAAAACCcattcctcctctctgtgccaaCAACAAGCTGCCACCCATGATGTTCTGCTTCCACAAGGCATAACAAGGCATGAACTGTTTTAGACAGAAAGGCAATTATAAAATCAACACAATTACAGACTTAGCTAAAGGCAGAATTACACAGCATACTGAAAGATGGCCAAGCTTTCAACCCCCTGAAACTCAAAGTAGCAACTGGATTGCTGAGACGTGTCTGAAGAATCAAATAGTTGCAATTAGATATTTCTTTCACTCTAAAACTTTcattctgtttctctgtttctttctttttataaaatgttcTCTACTTTTCCATCATACTGGGATGTACAGTATTAATAGAAAGGCAATACACAAAATCCTGCAGAGATCAgtatattaaaataaagcaaggcGGATAACACCACGAACGATGTATTAAGGTTAAAGCTTCAATAGGACACTTCTTTCACTCTGCATCGTTCATTCTatttctttgtacttttttttctaaatgtcctCAACATTTCCATCATACTGGCGCCTACATCATTAAGAAATATAATATTGTGTCTTGCATAGAGCCCAGGGCCCCAACAATCTCCCTGCCCTGCACTGCCCATGCCACCTCTAACTCTTGGCACTGAGTGAGTCATGCTCAGAAGTGTAGAACATTTTTGCCTGATGCAGGAAAGTGGAGTAGGAAAGTGGAGTAAAAAGCTTCAGTGAAACCATCTCTTACTCCATTGTCAAGGTTGCACTGTTCACATGAAATCTATATTATCTGTCTTTCTATGTAAGTATATGCAATAATCTATATTTATGTGTTAGTAAATGTGTAGAAAAATATATAGGTGTGTCCAGTTAGTcagcaaaattaatttcctctCAACAGTCTCAAAAGGAAGAATCTCTGTTCTGAGGAATTACTGTATTTGTACTGGCTTGGTCACTCAGTCCCCTGCCCCAGTGGACACTGGGACCAGGGGTCCCTCAGCTGCCTTCCTTGTGCCAACAACACATTCAGAGAAGCCCTTCTGGGTGCCCTCCCCATGCTGGGCCATTCCCAGGCACCGCTGAGCTTTGGCTTTGCTGGCTCCATCCCTGCGCCCACAGGCCAGGGGTCTGTctgcctcctgggcagcctggcccccctccagcctccctgcaCTTCCTTCTGGAGTTTGACCTCCTAAGTCAGAGGGGTTCCTGTTCATCCACACTGGCCTCGTGCCAGCCCCTGCTTGACTCCCTGTGCATCAGAGTGGCTTCTTCCTGGGCTTTGAGGACATTGTCCCTGAGGATCCAAGAGGCCCTCACAGTGCCTTTGTCCTTCAGGACAGTCCAAGCAGATCATCAGATAACTCAAACCATCTCTTCTCCAGTCCTGCACCATTATACTGGCAGTTTTTCTACTTCTCCACCAGCTCATGGTCATCGAAGCCATGGCTGCCCTCATCCTTCCCATCCCCAGCCACATCCACCTTCTCTGTCAGTAGGAGACCAGCCCTAGTCAGCTCATCGAGTGTCTGTGTCCAAATGTTGCCTTCCACAACCTCCAGGAATCTCCTGGGTTGCTTGTGCCaagccctgctgccctcccagcagaCTGTGGGGTGGTTGAACTTGCCCTGTAATTGAGGACCTGTGACCGTGAGGCTTCCTCCAAGGCAAGGCTCTGTGTTCACCAGTCTCTCCTTTGCCCAGCGCTCCCCtccacctcctcatcctcctgcctgccttcctgaggAGCCCTTGCCATCTCTGGCTGCCCTCCCACCACTCGAGCTGTCCCACCAGGGCTCTGCAGTCCCTGTGGGAGGCAAGTTGCTGCCTGCCCAGCAGAAAGGAcagcgctggggaggggagaggagaggcaggtAAAGAGGAAGTGTCTGGGAGGTCAGCTGGGAGGTTactcctgctgctggagaagggtGATGTAGCTGGGAGGTGGATTTTGATGTAATTTCATTGGAAAGATCCAAACTGGCTGGATGCTGAGGCAGGCCCAGAGATGTCGCCTGGAGTGTCGGCAAAtccaggcagcagtgctgagagGTTGGGCGAGGGGAGATGCAGAGGAAGGTGAAGATGACCTGGCTTGGAGGTGGATTGTGAGGTCATTTCTGTTGCAGTAACCTGAGTGACTTGCAGTAGGTGGACAGATCCTGTGACATCATCAAGTGCATCACAAATGCCAACATGACACAAATGGTAGCTCAGTCAGTGGAGAGGGGTAGAGTTAAGCAAACCCAAAATGACTGGACTGTTGCATGTTATGTCACCTCAGGACAGCAATTGTATTGGCCAGGAACAGACAAACATTATGAGGTCATCAAGGACAACAGAAGCGAAAGCTGCAGAGCGATGACTGGGCGCCTGGTGAAGCCCTGCCCTGGGGTGAAGCCAACTGTATATGACATGACATAGGCAACTATGGAACATGGCATgagaaattgcaggatgtgagAGAGATCCATGTAAGAAGGGACTAGAAGTACAGGCAGCACCATGTGTCCAAGATGGGTCTCACAAGTGGTTGAAGAGCAGAGACCTGAGGAAAGGCCAAACTGCACGGATAACTGGAGGGGAGCATTGGGGAGCTTCTGGGTTGTCAAGCCTTGCAATGCCAGCGGTGCCAGGGGAACAGAGCAGTAATGCCATGTAAGGTCCAGATGACTTAGGTAATGGTATCCCAACTATCAAACGATGGTACCATcgatggggagaggggagggatgcAAGGGTCCAGCTGCAGTGTGGAAGCGGCTGATCAGGGCTGAGCTGTTCAAACCCTGTGTGTGTCCTGCTTTCTAATTTAAATCTGCTTCTGGCTATTTGCTATTTGTGAACATGCTCAttagtgtgtgtacatgtgtgtgtgcacatgaaTGTACGTACATGCGTTGCTGGCCAAATCCACGTGGGGCTGGCTGGAAGAGGAGGACACCAAGATGTGGAGACACCCAAGGCTCAACTTGGCTAGAGGGTAGTGGCTCCATGACTGGGTAGGATACCCGGGCAGACCTAAAACTCAGACGCGCACTGGAGGGATCATGGGAGTGTGTGCACCCATGGCTAAATGCTGCAGAGGATGAAGAGACCACTCATGACCTTCACACCAGATAAGACTGAGAAGGGAGCAGAATGGTGACCATTGTGTGCTCCATGGTTGTGTGTGCTCTGTTGTTGGAGTGGTGGCTGCAAAGGTGCTGCTCCCTGTTGGAGCTGGTCTGTGTATGGTCAAGTACACCCATCTTTCTCTCCCTGCAGATATTGGTATTTTGCACTTTCTGTTTGGGTGACTTCCACCTTGGGTGATGGCTCACTTAGCGGGGCTTCAGCCAGGACTTAGTTCAGGCACATGTGGTCCCCGTATAACCTCAAGGCTCCCAGGAAGCTCCAGATTACCTTCCTGGAGAATTTTTTCTGCACAGTCTTATCAAAGAAAGCCCTGGGTACACCTCACTCACCATTCCCCATCTCCACGGTCACCACGCACCAATGGGTCAGTTCAGATTCCAACCCTTGGTCTCTAACAGCTTCCAATGGGACCACAAGCTTTACTCTTCCAATTCCAAGGAGAAATAGGCCCTTTGGGGTGACATTCCTTGGGCCTGTTGTTGGTATCAACCTTGGAAGAAGAGCCCAAATGTCAGTCACTGCACTGGGATGGTCTAATTTTATTTCGGAAATGCTATGAGAGCGTCAGCTCTGTCTCAGTTAAACACACAACTGTATATTACATCCAGGTTAGAGCAGTTACATTCCTCAACAAAATTAAGATGAATTCAGACACTTATGCAGGAAAATAGTAAAAATGATTGACAATAGAGatagtaataataaaatacaaaacagcaaacaaaggtcAGGCCTGCAGTGGGGCAACATGAGAGTCATTCCTGAAGAGTGGCGGAAAAATTATGGCAAGTGAGAAGCATCTCTGGAATAACTTTTCTGATGGATACCttcagctcctggttcctcatgctgtagacgagggggttcactgctggaggaaccaccgagtacaGTACAGCCACCACCAGATGCAGTGATGGGaaagagatggaggggggcttcaggtaggcaaatgtgccagtgctgataaacagcgagaccacggccaggtgagggaggcacgtggaaaaggctttgtgccgtccctgctcagaggggatcctcagcacggccatgaatatctgcacataggacagcacaatgaaaacaaaacaccaccaaaatgcaaaagcaatacaaatgataagcccaacttccctgaggtaggaatgtgagcaggagagcttgaggatctgtgggatatcacagaagaactggtccacagcattgtcTTGGCAGAAAGGTGtagaaaatgtattggcagtgtgcaacacagcagtgagaaacccactgccccaggcagctactgccatgtggacacaagctctgctgctcaggagggtcccgtagtgcaagggtctgcagatggcaacatagcggtcataggacatcagtgtgagaagaaaaaagtctgctgatatcaaaaaggaaaagaaaaaaaactgtgtaGAACATCCTGAGTAGGAAATGGCTCTGGTGTCCCAGAGAGAGTTGGCCAaggatttgggcacagtggtggACATGGAGGCTAGGTcaaggatggagaggttgaggaggaagaagtacatgggggtgcggaggcggtggtcacaggctatggtggtgatgatgaggccgttgctgaggagggcagccaggtagatggccaggaagagccagaagtgcaagagctgcagctccggtgtgtctgcgaatgccaggaggaggaactgggtgatggagctgctattGGGCATTTACCACCTCTGGGCATGGGAACCTGTCAAAGGAGGAAAAGACAATGACAGTTTATGGGAAAATTCTCCCTGGAAAAAAACTTGCCATTATGCATAGAAACTCCCCTCCCTGAGCAGAAGGAGGAACGAGTCAGCTGTTTCTCTGTTGCTACCAATACAGTGGTATTGTTCACCAGAGTTTTAAGTGCAACTTGGGCACCTACTTTCCATGACGATTTCTCTGTGCCAGGGCCCTCAGCGTTGGTGTCAGAACAAAAACCGACCCacatccccagccctgccccagagagcaagagcagcacagacaagtggagaaacaGGGAAGAACACTGCAATGCTCCAGAAGGAATGAAGACAGAAAGGCATACGGGTTTGCTGTGAAGCCTTCTCCTTATGCAACTGTGCTCGCTGCCACTCCGATGATGACACTGTAGGGCAAGTGCTTTTAGCATATTCTTTTGTGTCCCATATTCCAGGATCCTTTCATCTGGAGGTCCAGCTGGCGAGGCAGTGACTCATGACCTAGACCCCATGGCTCAATGGGCAGAGTTTCTGCTGGGTAGCAGAGGAGACGGGGCGTTGTGTTGGGAAATGTGTCTGCACTGCAAAAGATGGCAGGGAGGTGACTGAATCTGCACTCCCACGACATCTCTGGTAGcagctccctctctctccctgcccgTGTCTCTGCTGCCTGGCACTGTCCCTTGTGGGAGCTGTTTCTGTGTCCCTGGATCTGCTCCCTGTCAATGCTCACAGAACCCAACTCACCGGCTgtgtgctcagctctgccctgcagacatCTCCTGGCAGTGGCGCACTGCCCAGGGATATCTCTGTGTCTGGGGGGTCTAAGAAGCAGCTCAGAAAGATGCTAACAAGAACTGGGGTTTCAGTGCCTTctccaaaacagagaaataaatttgcatctcacagaaccacagagtcacagaatggtgggggctggaagggacctctggagatcagcttgtccaacccccctgcgaaagtagggtcacccagagcaggttgtacatgaccacatccaggcaggttttgaatatttccagagaaggagactccacaacccctctacgcatcctgttccagggctccgtcaccctcagagtaaagcagctcttcctcacgttcagctggaacttcctacgcttcagtttgtgcccagtgctccagtctcccactgcccacccagcCAACCAAGAGCGGAAACACCGAAAGCACAGAATCCTTTCCTAGAAGGTGAATGGTGCCTCAATGTCCTTCAGAAGCACCCTCTGCAAATGTCCTCAGGGTGGTTTGGAGCGGAGAGCAGCCCTCACCCATGCAGGTCCTCCTCTACAGCAGAAGAcgctccccttccctgcctggggTCATTCCTTCTACCAACAGCTTCTCCCTgtagcgtcatggtgagctccCTAGGCAGgatgagtgctggccctggcaggaggcagtccctgccccagcacacagcccccatgggttgcagggaccctgctctgaagg
Proteins encoded in this region:
- the LOC104335561 gene encoding olfactory receptor 14A16; the protein is MPNSSSITQFLLLAFADTPELQLLHFWLFLAIYLAALLSNGLIITTIACDHRLRTPMYFFLLNLSILDLASMSTTVPKSLANSLWDTRAISYSGCSTQFFFFSFLISADFFLLTLMSYDRYVAICRPLHYGTLLSSRACVHMAVAAWGSGFLTAVLHTANTFSTPFCQDNAVDQFFCDIPQILKLSCSHSYLREVGLIICIAFAFWWCFVFIVLSYVQIFMAVLRIPSEQGRHKAFSTCLPHLAVVSLFISTGTFAYLKPPSISFPSLHLVVAVLYSVVPPAVNPLVYSMRNQELKVSIRKVIPEMLLTCHNFSATLQE